In one window of Dromaius novaehollandiae isolate bDroNov1 chromosome W, bDroNov1.hap1, whole genome shotgun sequence DNA:
- the LOC135324488 gene encoding urea transporter 2-like yields MELGEIVVAESPSERKLYAEKEPRAQDLLRRSGKQIHQLFSYLTGEMKECGDWMKDKPLMVQLVDWILRGTSQVMFVNNPLSGMIILVGLFIQNPWWMLTGCTGTAVSTLTALTFGQDRSAIAAGLYGYNGLLVGLLMAVYSDKGDYYWWLLPPVGVISTACPVLSSALASVFSKWDLPVFTLPFNIAVTLYLAATGHYNAFFPTTLIQPVTSAPNITWSAINVPLLLQSIPVGVGQVYGCENPWTGGIFLIALLISSPLICLHAAIGSTVGMLAALTIATPFDSIYLGLHNYNCALACIAIGGMFYALTWQAHLLALACALFCAYSGAALTNMLSVLGLPLCTWPFCFSALLFLLLTSDNPAIYKVPLCKVTYPEANRLYYLRMMRRASESRRGEQKGKEPKPSSNLKTQTGGTPLCSPKNSHHVLPGAESVDGSIWLTRKDWCLGRRNKLISNIRTGAMLAYISWWGIFFFHRSPSALPSKATALPKLIKKAQNTTMENSIDVKIETKGEKKPRKQNPLSKGGKRVCKAVGYITGDMKEFGGWIKDKPLMIQFIDWVLRGISQVMFINNPLSGLIIVAGFLVQNPWWTLTGCLGTVVSTLTALILGQDRSAIAAGLYGYNGVLVGLLMAVFSAKGDYHWWLLLPVALVSMTCPIFTSALGSVFSKWDLPVFTLPFNLALTLYLAASGPHNLFFPTTLIQPATTTPNITWTDAEVPMLLQSIPVGVSQIYGCDNPWTGGIFLVALFISSPLICLHAAIGSAVGMLAALSLATPFSRIYSGLWNYNSSLSCIAIGGMFYAFTWQTHLLAIACALFSAYLGATLANMLAMFGLPSGTWSFCLSALTFLLITTNNSAIYKLPLSKVTYPEANRAYYLKMKKHQKSCCGV; encoded by the exons ATGGAGCTTGGAGAAATTGTTGTTGCTGAAAGCCCTAGTGAGAGAAAGCTGTATGCGGAGAAGGAGCCAAGAGCCCAGGACCTGCTGCGGAGAAGTGGAAAGCAAATCCATCAGCTTTTCAGCTATCTCACAGGAGAAATGAAAGAATGTGGAGACTGGATGAAAG ATAAACCCCTAATGGTTCAGCTCGTGGACTGGATCTTGCGAGGCACCTCTCAGGTGATGTTTGTCAACAACCCTCTCAGCGGGATGATCATTTTAGTGGGGCTTTTCATCCAGAATCCCTGGTGGATGCTCACAGGCTGTACTGGGACGGCTGTTTCGACATTAACAGCCCTGACCTTTGGTCAGGACAG GTCAGCTATTGCAGCAGGGCTGTACGGCTATAACGGGCTCCTGGTGGGACTGCTCATGGCCGTCTACTCTGACAAAGGGGATTACTACTGGTGGCTTCTACCTCCTGTGGGGGTTATATCCACAGCCTG tccAGTCCTGTCCAGTGCTTTGGCATCAGTATTCAGTAAATGGGACCTTCCTGTTTTCACTCTGCCTTTCAATATTGCGGTAACTTTGTATTTGGCAGCCACAGGACACTATAACGCCTTCTTCCCTACCACCCTCATCCAGCCTGTAACATCAGCACCCAACATCACCTGGTCTGCAATCAATGTGCCCCTG CTCTTGCAATCCATTCCGGTCGGTGTCGGTCAAGTATACGGTTGTGAAAACCCTTGGACTGGAGGCATCTTCCTCATTGCTTTACTTATCTCCTCCCCACTGATTTGCTTACATGCTGCAATTGGATCAACAGTAGGGATGCTGGCAG CTCTGACCATTGCAACACCATTTGACAGCATCTACCTTGGCTTACACAATTATAACTGTGCACTTGCTTGCATTGCAATTGGAGGCATGTTCTACGCCCTGACCTGGCAGGCTCATCTGCTGGCCCTTGCCTGTG CATTATTTTGTGCCTACTCTGGAGCAGCTCTTACTAATATGCTATCTGTG CTGGGATTACCACTCTGCACCTGGcctttttgcttctctgcacTTCTCTTTTTGCTGCTCACTTCAGACAACCCAGCCATCTACAAAGTCCCACTCTGCAAAGTCACCTACCCAGAGGCCAACCGGCTCTACTACCTGAGGATGATGAGAAGAGCATCGGAGAGCAGAAGAGgggagcagaaaggaaaggagcCAAAACCCTCCAGCAATTTGAAAACCCAAACTGGAGGCACCCCACTGTGCAGTCCCAAAAACAGCCAT CACGTACTACCGGGAGCAGAGTCAGTGGATGGCAGCATCTGGCTCACTCGCAAAGACTGGTGCCT TGGGAGGAGAAACAAACTAATTAGTAATATCAGGACAGGAGCCATGCTAGCCTATATAAGTTGGTggggtattttctttttccatcgtAGCCCTTCTGCACTGCCCAGCAAAGCAACAGCTCTCCCCAAACTCATCAAGAAG GCTCAGAACACCACCATGGAAAACAGCATTGACGTTAAGATAGAAACCAAGGGAGAGAAAAAGCCAAGAAAGCAGAATCCATTGAGCAAAGGTGGAAAGAGAGTCTGCAAAGCTGTTGGCTACATCACTGGGGACATGAAGGAATTTGGAGGCTGGATAAAAG ATAAACCTCTCATGATCCAGTTTATTGATTGGGTGCTGCGTGGGATATCCCAGGTGATGTTTATCAATAATCCCCTTAGTGGGCTTATCATAGTTGCTGGCTTCCTGGTGCAGAATCCTTGGTGGACACTCACAGGCTGTTTGGGAACAGTTGTCTCAACTTTAACAGCACTTATTCTGGGCCAGGACAG ATCGGCCATAGCAGCAGGCCTGTATGGCTACAACGGGGTCTTGGTGGGATTGCTTATGGCTGTCTTCTCTGCTAAGGGAGACTACCACTGGTGGCTTCTACTCCCAGTGGCACTGGTGTCCATGACGTG CCCCATTTTCACCAGTGCTTTAGGCTCAGTCTTCAGTAAGTGGGATCTGCCTGTTTTCACCTTGCCTTTCAACTTGGCCTTGACTCTCTATCTGGCTGCCTCAGGACCCCATAACCTCTTCTTCCCTACAACTCTCATTCAGCCTGCAACAACAACACCCAACATCACCTGGACTGATGCTGAAGTGCCAATG CTGCTCCAATCCATTCCGGTCGGCGTTAGTCAGATATATGGCTGCGATAACCCCTGGACTGGGGGAATTTTCCTGGTTGCTCTATTTATCTCTTCTCCACTCATTTGTCTGCATGCGGCAATTGGATCAGCAGTGGGGATGCTGGCAG CACTGAGCTTAGCAACACCTTTTAGCAGAATCTACTCTGGCTTGTGGAATTACAACAGTTCCCTGTCTTGCATCGCAATCGGAGGCATGTTCTATGCTTTCACCTGGCAGACACATTTGCTGGCAATTGCTTGTG CACTCTTTAGTGCCTATCTGGGAGCGACACTGGCTAATATGCTGGCGATG tttgggcTGCCATCAGGAACCTGGTCTTTTTGTTTGTCTGCACTGACATTTCTGTTAATAACCACAAACAACTCGGCCATCTACAAGCTACCCCTCTCCAAGGTCACCTATCCAGAAGCCAACCGAGCTTATTATCTGAAGATGAAGAAACATCAGAAGTCTTGCTGTGGGGTATAA